The following proteins are encoded in a genomic region of Triticum dicoccoides isolate Atlit2015 ecotype Zavitan chromosome 1B, WEW_v2.0, whole genome shotgun sequence:
- the LOC119341602 gene encoding protein RETICULATA-RELATED 4, chloroplastic-like isoform X2, protein MAFSTPNALSASASGPASPFHLRLQPQPFLRLPALPFHRSLPLHLPSLRLTRPLLPPLPLASSGGGSNIGSGGGGGDDDLPSGGGGDEDEGEGGDDASVNRREALFVLAQLGRKLESLPADMAAAVEGGRLPGEIVRRFADLEKSPMFRWLLQFGGFRERLLADDLFLAKVAMECGVGIFTKTAAEYERRRENFVKELDFVIADVVMAIVADFMLVWLPAPTVSLQPALSVNAGAIAKFFHNCPDNAFQVALAGSSYTFLQRFGAIMRNGAKLFAVGTSASLIGTGVTNAIIKARKTVNKDDAGEVEDIPIVSTSIAYGVYMAVSSNLRYQVLAGVIEQRMLEPLLHRHKLALSALCFAVRTGNTFLGSLLWVDYAKFIGIQ, encoded by the exons ATGGCGTTTTCCACCCCCAACGCCCTCTCAGCTTCCGCTTCCGGCCCCGCCTCCCCGTTCCACCTCCGCCTCCAGCCGCAGCCCTTCCTCCGCCTCCCCGCC CTCCCCTTCCACCGCTCCCTCCCGCTCCACCTCCCCTCCCTCCGCCTCACCCGGCCCCTCCTCCCTCCCCTCCCGCTCGCCTCCTCGGGCGGCGGCAGCAACATCGgctccggcggcggtggtggcgatgaCGACCTCCCCTCAGGCGGAGGAGGAgacgaggacgagggcgagggCGGCGACGACGCGTCCGTCAACAGGAGGGAGGCGCTGTTCGTGCTGGCGCAGCTGGGAAGGAAGCTCGAGAGCCTCCCGGCCGACATGGCCGCGGCCGTGGAAGGCGGGCGCCTCCCCGGCGAGATCGTGCGCCGGTTCGCCGATCTCGAGAAGTCGCCCATGTTCCGCTGGCTGCTCCAGTTCGGCGGCTTCAGGGAgcgcctcctcgccgacgacctCTTCCTCGCCAAGGTCGCCATGGAGTGCGGCGTCGGCATCTTCACCAAG ACCGCGGCAGAATATGAGCGAAGGAGGGAGAACTTTGTCAAGGAGCTTGACTTTGTGATTGCCGATGTG GTCATGGCAATAGTTGCAGACTTCATGCTTGTTTGGCTTCCTGCTCCAACTGTCTCTCTGCAACCAGCACTATCAGTGAATGCTGGGGCTATTGCTAAATTCTTCCACAACTGCCCGGATAATGCATTCCAG GTCGCTTTGGCTGGAAGTTCATACACATTTTTGCAGAGATTTGGAGCTATTATG AGGAACGGCGCAAAACTTTTTGCAGTAGGAACGAGTGCATCTTTG ATTGGCACGGGTGTGACCAACGCAATTATAAAGGCAAGAAAGACTGTTAACAAGGATGATGCTGGCGAAGTTGAGGATATCCCAATTGTTTCAACTAGTATTGCCTATGGTGTATACATGGCAGTTTCTAGTAACCTCAG GTACCAGGTTCTGGCTGGAGTGATCGAACAGCGGATGCTCGAGCCGTTACTACACCGCCACAAACTAGCATTGAGTGCGCTGTGCTTTGCGGTTCGGACGGGGAACACATTCTTGGGTTCTCTACT GTGGGTTGACTATGCCAAGTTTATAGGCATACAATAA
- the LOC119341602 gene encoding protein RETICULATA-RELATED 4, chloroplastic-like isoform X1, whose product MAFSTPNALSASASGPASPFHLRLQPQPFLRLPALPFHRSLPLHLPSLRLTRPLLPPLPLASSGGGSNIGSGGGGGDDDLPSGGGGDEDEGEGGDDASVNRREALFVLAQLGRKLESLPADMAAAVEGGRLPGEIVRRFADLEKSPMFRWLLQFGGFRERLLADDLFLAKVAMECGVGIFTKTAAEYERRRENFVKELDFVIADVVMAIVADFMLVWLPAPTVSLQPALSVNAGAIAKFFHNCPDNAFQVALAGSSYTFLQRFGAIMRNGAKLFAVGTSASLIGTGVTNAIIKARKTVNKDDAGEVEDIPIVSTSIAYGVYMAVSSNLRYQVLAGVIEQRMLEPLLHRHKLALSALCFAVRTGNTFLGSLLWVDYAKFIGIQ is encoded by the exons ATGGCGTTTTCCACCCCCAACGCCCTCTCAGCTTCCGCTTCCGGCCCCGCCTCCCCGTTCCACCTCCGCCTCCAGCCGCAGCCCTTCCTCCGCCTCCCC GCCCTCCCCTTCCACCGCTCCCTCCCGCTCCACCTCCCCTCCCTCCGCCTCACCCGGCCCCTCCTCCCTCCCCTCCCGCTCGCCTCCTCGGGCGGCGGCAGCAACATCGgctccggcggcggtggtggcgatgaCGACCTCCCCTCAGGCGGAGGAGGAgacgaggacgagggcgagggCGGCGACGACGCGTCCGTCAACAGGAGGGAGGCGCTGTTCGTGCTGGCGCAGCTGGGAAGGAAGCTCGAGAGCCTCCCGGCCGACATGGCCGCGGCCGTGGAAGGCGGGCGCCTCCCCGGCGAGATCGTGCGCCGGTTCGCCGATCTCGAGAAGTCGCCCATGTTCCGCTGGCTGCTCCAGTTCGGCGGCTTCAGGGAgcgcctcctcgccgacgacctCTTCCTCGCCAAGGTCGCCATGGAGTGCGGCGTCGGCATCTTCACCAAG ACCGCGGCAGAATATGAGCGAAGGAGGGAGAACTTTGTCAAGGAGCTTGACTTTGTGATTGCCGATGTG GTCATGGCAATAGTTGCAGACTTCATGCTTGTTTGGCTTCCTGCTCCAACTGTCTCTCTGCAACCAGCACTATCAGTGAATGCTGGGGCTATTGCTAAATTCTTCCACAACTGCCCGGATAATGCATTCCAG GTCGCTTTGGCTGGAAGTTCATACACATTTTTGCAGAGATTTGGAGCTATTATG AGGAACGGCGCAAAACTTTTTGCAGTAGGAACGAGTGCATCTTTG ATTGGCACGGGTGTGACCAACGCAATTATAAAGGCAAGAAAGACTGTTAACAAGGATGATGCTGGCGAAGTTGAGGATATCCCAATTGTTTCAACTAGTATTGCCTATGGTGTATACATGGCAGTTTCTAGTAACCTCAG GTACCAGGTTCTGGCTGGAGTGATCGAACAGCGGATGCTCGAGCCGTTACTACACCGCCACAAACTAGCATTGAGTGCGCTGTGCTTTGCGGTTCGGACGGGGAACACATTCTTGGGTTCTCTACT GTGGGTTGACTATGCCAAGTTTATAGGCATACAATAA